A section of the Syntrophorhabdaceae bacterium genome encodes:
- a CDS encoding TetR/AcrR family transcriptional regulator, whose amino-acid sequence MNKRSGEDTKRIILDVARKLFSENGYEGSSMRMIAQKADMSVGGLYLHFKNKEELGLTMMKLQFDGLLKELKAAISNSADPVQAIRTYIRICIEYTKKHKELILANTVSRGFAFGIELKKDFFVTQRRFIEAIIREGMESGYFSKCNPREQAKIVMGVLRGFFLSMIVDPDNLFSAEACTGLLMEGLLTRDEP is encoded by the coding sequence ATGAACAAACGTTCAGGGGAAGATACGAAACGAATCATCCTCGATGTTGCCCGTAAATTGTTTTCTGAAAACGGGTACGAGGGATCGAGCATGAGGATGATTGCACAAAAAGCGGATATGAGCGTCGGGGGGCTTTATCTTCATTTCAAGAACAAAGAAGAGCTTGGCCTTACCATGATGAAACTGCAATTCGACGGGCTCCTAAAAGAGCTCAAAGCAGCCATCAGCAACTCAGCGGATCCGGTACAGGCTATACGGACGTACATAAGGATCTGTATCGAATATACAAAGAAACATAAGGAACTGATTCTCGCGAACACCGTGAGCAGGGGATTTGCCTTCGGGATTGAACTTAAGAAAGATTTCTTCGTAACGCAGAGAAGGTTTATCGAGGCGATTATTCGAGAGGGCATGGAATCGGGCTATTTTTCTAAATGCAACCCCAGGGAACAGGCCAAAATCGTCATGGGTGTATTGCGCGGTTTCTTTCTTTCCATGATAGTCGATCCCGATAATCTTTTTTCGGCTGAGGCGTGTACCGGACTTCTTATGGAGGGCCTTTTAACAAGAGATGAGCCATAA